One genomic segment of Oncorhynchus nerka isolate Pitt River linkage group LG16, Oner_Uvic_2.0, whole genome shotgun sequence includes these proteins:
- the LOC135561221 gene encoding uncharacterized protein LOC135561221: protein MDISGGSPTFTQLLRDLPDLEHDGGSQEQKSGRQSPTAFFRSDIQPFMIKDALRTADTQDFDAILPFTVAQVHCSESSPPENYCWAGNLLLHEPALQGQDCPETDPAESGTLEGKSHTPPVSAIRHNKRQKSRDSAPAKNGTDDHINLELGDSGAPSIPNETPKRPVFNDMSDVDDQLFCDAANLIDPVNSTPSIPAAEQERFFTLFSRALKSRNVLLYKRLGDLIERQYRDDMLFWHRTIPRMLNSNPIKKRK from the exons atggatatttctggag gatccccgacatttacgcagcttttacgcgatttacctgatctggaacatgatgggggttcgcaggagcaaaagtctggcagacaatcaccaacggccttttttcgtt CCGACATACAGCCCTTTATGATAAAGGATGCGTTACGGACAGCTGACACGCAGGACTTTGATGCAATTCTACCGTTCACTGTGGCCCAAGTACACTGCTCAGAATCAAGCCCACCCGAAAACTACTGTTGGGCCGGGAACTTGCTGCTTCACGAGCCGGCGCTCCAGGGACAAG actgcccggagacagacccagcagaatctggaacgctagagggaaaaagtcacacacccccggtttcggcgattcgtcacaacaagcgccaaaaaagccgag ACTCCGCACCGGCGAAAAACGGCACAGACGACCACATAAATCTAGAGCTGGGGGATTCCGGCGCCCCGAGCATTCCGAATGAAACACCCAAGAGACCTGTTTTTAATGACATGTCAGATGTTGATGACCAGCTATTCTGTGATGCGGCCAACCTTATAGACCCAGTCAATTCTACGCCCTCAATACCTGCAGCCGAACAAGAAaggtttttcacattattttccagggctttgaaatcgaggaatgttttgctatacaaacgactgggggatttaattgagagacagtacagagacgatatgttattctggcatagaacaattccacgcatgttaaacagcaaccccattaaaaaacgcaaataa
- the LOC115144106 gene encoding LOW QUALITY PROTEIN: LLGL scribble cell polarity complex component 2-like (The sequence of the model RefSeq protein was modified relative to this genomic sequence to represent the inferred CDS: inserted 1 base in 1 codon), whose product MKRFRRHGQESQRERIKQELYGFNKTVEHGFPHQPSALGFSPSLQLLAIGTRSGAIKLYGGPGVEFMGLHDENAAVTQVHFLPHQVELVTLLDDNSLHMWTLRAHHGVSELLEIGRFTLTGPPGAPPSVTRVTAVLAHSSGDLLLLGTEGGHVFIVKVPGFRELEERNISLEKVTNGVPEEYGGRRSLEHVESLQENPVNPRQVLIGYGRGLMVIWDLDSQSAVKHIPATQQLESVWWTEDGGHVLSSHSDGSYCRWKVAGDDPQSEQEKSEVPYGHFPCKAISKIIQLPTEQGPPFLFLSGGMPRASYGDRHCISVIHSKTHVALDFTSRIIDFFVIRDGPDHTGEPSALVVLVEEELVVIDLQTEGWPVIQTPYLVPLHCSAITCSHHVSAIPLKLWERVLSAGALQNTHYSKKPWPMTGGQNLASDPPQRDLLLTGHEDGTVRFWDASGVCLYPMYKLSTAGVFLTDSDPNDNLNQGTEGEWPPFRKVGCFDPYSDDPRLGIQKIHLCKYSGYLTVAGTAGQILVLELNDEAAEQTVEATVADLLQGQEGFRWKGHTRLEVREEPVTFPPGFQPFALVQCQPPAVVTALTLHSEWKLVTFGTSHGFGLYDYQQKNNVLVRCTLNPSDQLAMEGPLSRVKSIKKSLRQSFRRIRRSRVSLRKHHVNNAAKLQQANARLEAELAEMELAPVQRKIEPRSPEDSFTGLVRTLYFADTFLSDSSHNTPSLWAGTNGGSVFAYQLRLPPVERRGEDPVTAHPAKEIQLMHRAPVVGILVLDGHGSPLPEPLEVAHDLARSPDMQGSHSLLVISEEQFKVFTLPKVSAKMKLKLTAIDGSRVRRVGVAWFGSTRTDDYGESGLTVLTNQGDLHVVSLPGXKLQVQYPCIRREDVSGIASCVFTKHGQGFYLISPSEFERFSLSARCVVEPRSLVEVSSQTPSTTLPRALPDGASVERRNSTRDGAESSARRVMEHALLNDETVLQEIQKSLEVDQTTFLENGTSALSGGKVLSN is encoded by the exons ATGAAGAGGTTTAGGAGACATGGCCAGGAGTCCCAAAGAGAGAGGATCAAACAGGAGCTCTACGGGTTCAACAAG ACAGTGGAGCATGGTTTTCCTCACCAGCCCAGTGCCCTGGGCTTCAGCCCCAGTCTACAGCTCCTGGCCATCGGCACACGCTCCGGAGCCATCAAACT TTACGGTGGCCCAGGTGTGGAGTTCATGGGTCTACACGATGAGAACGCTGCAGTCACTCAGGTCCACTTCCTGCCACACCAG GTGGAGCTGGTGACTCTGTTGGATGACAACAGTCTCCACATGTGGACCCTCAGAGCTCACCATGGTGTCTCTGAGCTGCTGGAGATAGGACGCTTCACACTCACTGGACCCCCGGG tgctcccCCCAGTGTAACTCGTGTAACAGCGGTGCTAGCCCACTCTTCTGGGGACCTGCTGTTGCTAGGAACAGAGGGAGGACACGTGTTCATAGTGAAGGTACCAGGCTTCAGAGAACTAGAGGAGAGGAACATCAGCCTGGAGAAAGTCACCAACGG TGTACCAGAGGAGTACGGCGGTCGTAGGAGCCTGGAGCATGTCGAGTCCTTACAGGAGAATCCCGTCAATCCACGCCAGGTTCTGATTGGATACGGACGAGGCCTCATGGTCATCTGGGACCTAGACAGCCAATCAGCCGTCAAACACATCCCCGCTACACAG CAACTGGAGAGCGTGTGGTGGACGGAGGACGGTGGCCATGTTCTCAGTTCCCATAGCGACGGCAGCTACTGCCGCTGGAAGGTGGCTGGGGATGACCCACAGAGCGAGCAGGAGAAGTCCGAAGTACCGTACG gcCACTTCCCCTGTAAGGCCATCTCTAAAATCATCCAGCTGCCGACTGAACAGGG GCCTCCGTTCCTGTTCCTCAGTGGCGGCATGCCCCGGGCCAGCTACGGCGACAGACACTGTATCAGTGTGATCCACAGTAAAACACACGTGGCTCTGGACTTCACCTCCAGAATCATCGACTTCTTCGTCATCAGAGACGGACCAGACCATACAG gTGAACCCAGTGCATTGGTGGTCTTAGTAGAAGAGGAGTTGGTGGTGATAGATCTCCAGACTGAAGGGTGGCCGGTCATCCAGACTCCGTACCTGGTGCCTCTCCACTGTTCGGCCATCACCTGCTCCCACCATGTCTCTGCTATACCCCTGAAGCTGTGGGAGAGGGTCCTGTCTGCCGGAGCATTGCAGAACACACACTACTCTAAGAAG CCGTGGCCTATGACAGGAGGACAGAACCTGGCCTCAGACCCCCCTCAGAGAGACTTACTGCTCACAGG GCACGAGGACGGTACGGTGCGTTTCTGGGACGCGTCGGGGGTGTGTCTGTACCCCATGTACAAGCTGAGCACGGCAGGGGTGTTCCTCACTGACTCGGACCCCAATGACAACCTGAACCAGGGCACAGAGGGAGAGTGGCCACCTTTcagaaag gTGGGTTGTTTTGACCCGTACAGCGACGACCCTCGTCTCGGCATTCAGAAGATCCACCTGTGTAAATACAGTGGCTACCTGACTGTAGCTGGCACTGCTGGACAG ATCCTGGTGTTAGAGCTGAATGATGAGGCAGCAGAACAGACTGTGGAGGCCACCGTAGCAGACCTGCTACAGGGACAGGAGGGCTTCCGCTGGAAG GGCCACACGCGTCTGGAGGTGAGGGAGGAGCCGGTGACGTTCCCCCCAGGGTTCCAGCCCTTTGCCCTGGTCCAGTGCCAGCCTCCGGCCGTGGTCACTGCCCTCACCCTGCACTCTGAGTGGAAACTAGTAACATTCGGGACCAGCCACGGCTTCGGACTCTACGACTACCAGCAGAAAAACAACGTTCTCGTCAG GTGTACTCTGAACCCCAGTGACCAGCTGGCTATGGAAGGTCCTCTGTCCAGAGTGAAGAGCATTAAGAAGTCTCTCCGCCAGTCCTTCAGAAGGATCAGGCGCAGCCGAGTGTCCCTACGCAAACACcatgtcaacaacgcagctaag TTGCAGCAGGCCAATGCTCGTCTAGAGGCGGAGCTAGCTGAGATGGAGTTGGCGCCCGTCCAGAGAAAGATAGAGCCTCGATCCCCTGAAGACTCCTTCACCGGCCTCGTGCGCACGCTATACTTCGCTGATACCTTCCTTTCAGACA GCTCCCACAACACACCCTCTCTGTGGGCAGGGACCAATGGGGGATCAGTATTCGCCTACCAGCTCCGCCTACCGCCTGTGGAACGCAGAGGAGAGGACCCTGTCACAGCACACCCTG CTAAGGAGATCCAGTTGATGCACCGTGCTCCAGTAGTGGGCATCTTGGTGTTGGACGGCCATGGTTCCCCTCTGCCTGAGCCCCTGGAGGTGGCTCACGACCTTGCCCGCTCACCTGACATGCAGGGTTCACACAGCCTACTGGTCATATCAGAGGAACAGTTCAAg GTGTTCACCCTGCCTAAGGTGAGCGCCAAAATGAAGTTGAAGTTGACCGCCATTGACGGCTCACGCGTGCGCCGGGTGGGCGTGGCCTGGTTCGGCAGCACCCGCACGGACGACTACGGCGAGAGCGGCCTCACCGTCCTGACCAATCAGGGAGACCTCCACGTGGTGTCGTTGCCGG TGAAATTGCAGgtccagtacccctgtatacgTAGGGAGGACGTCAGCGGCATTGCATCCTGCGTCTTCACCAAGCATGGACAGG GTTTCTACCTGATCTCTCCGTCAGAGTTTGagcgtttctctctgtctgctcgcTGTGTGGTGGAGCCCCGGTCTCTAGTGGAGGTGTCCTCCCAGACACCCAGCACCACTCTGCCACGGGCGCTGCCGGACGGGGCCTCTGTGGAACGCAG AAATTCCACGAGGGATGGCGCGG AGAGCTCTGCTAGACGTGTGATGGAGCATGCTTTGCTGAATGACGAGA CTGTGCTTCAGGAGATCCAGAAGTCTCTAGAAGTAGATCAGAC GACGTTCCTGGAGAATGGGACAAGTGCTCTCTCTGGGGGGAAGGTGCTGAGCAATTGA
- the LOC115144108 gene encoding BTB/POZ domain-containing protein KCTD21-like has translation MLNLNSSDSNSNSLSDPVSLNVGGEIYTTTLDTLTRYRDSMLGAMFTGQISTLRDKRGNIFIDRDRKIFRYILNFLRSSSLDLPDGFSEMRLLRREADFFQIRPLLDEIQRHVEAGALSLRDAPRRALLLVDVDCQVRVLHFNLRRAPENYELRTCSVRIFTAEIFCTWRTFLVLLCERFSYRTTQGLTSPLPSDRRYNRLKLEWVPRPDELPQDQYEKQRYRGLVISDSWTTQTHFGDLCDAITPSRSPCEVKDMHRFLEELLTVSLAEGFRVDSVTPDSMDVLNCHTLQLVR, from the exons ATGCTGAACCTAAACTCCTCGGACAGCAACAGTAACTCCTTGTCGGACCCCGTCTCTCTCAACGTTGGCGGTGAGATCTACACTACGACCCTGGACACTCTGACTCGCTACCGAGACTCCATGCTGGGCGCCATGTTCACCGGACAGATCTCTACGCTTAGGGACAAACGCGGAAACATTTTCATCGACCGCGACAGGAAGATTTTCCGCTATATCCTGAACTTCCTACGTTCCAGCTCCCTGGACCTGCCGGACGGGTTCTCTGAGATGAGGCTGCTGAGGAGGGAAGCAGATTTCTTCCAGATACGCCCCCTACTGGATGAGATACAGCGGCACGTTGAGGCTGGAGCGCTCAGCCTGAGAGATGCACCCAGAAGAGCCTTGCTGCTGGTAGACGTGgactgccag GTGCGCGTGCTACACTTCAACCTTCGGCGTGCTCCCGAGAACTACGAACTCCGCACATGCTCAGTGCGCATCTTCACCGCCGAAATCTTCTGCACCTGGCGTACCTTTCTGGTTCTCCTCTGTGAGCGTTTCTCTTACCGCACAACCCAGGGTCTTACTTCCCCCCTCCCCAGTGACCGGCGCTACAACCGTCTCAAACTGGAGTGGGTTCCCCGGCCAGACGAACTTCCCCAGGACCAGTATGAGAAACAGCGGTACAGAGGACTCGTCATCTCGGACTCTTGGACCACACAGACCCACTTTGGTGACCTCTGTGATGCCATCACCCCTAGCCGCAGCCCATGTGAGGTCAAAGACATGCACAGGTTTTTGGAGGAGCTACTCACGGTGTCTTTGGCAGAGGGTTTTAGGGTTGACTCGGTGACTCCTGACTCCATGGACGTTCTGAACTGCCATACTCTGCAGCTTGTACGGTAG